One Rhizobiales bacterium GAS188 DNA window includes the following coding sequences:
- a CDS encoding branched-chain amino acid transport system permease protein, producing the protein MAVFVQQLINGLTLGSIYGLIAIGYTMVFGIIGMVNFAHGDLFMVSAFIALIVFVLLTTVLGVSSIAFALLIVLVVGMVLTSLWGWAIERVAYRPLRGAFRLAPLISAIGVSIFLSNFVQVIQGARNKPTPPMIRDVIVLFEQDGYTVALAYKQLLIMVVTAVLLAAFWYVVQKTPLGRAQRACEQDQKMAALLGVDVNRTISLTFVMGAALAAVAGTMYLVYYGVVSFSDGFVPGVKAFTAAVLGGVGSIPGAVLGGVVIGLIETMWSAYFSIEYKDVAAFSILAITLIFMPQGLLGKPDVEKV; encoded by the coding sequence ATGGCAGTTTTTGTCCAACAGCTCATCAACGGGCTGACCCTCGGCTCCATCTACGGCCTCATCGCCATCGGCTACACGATGGTCTTCGGCATCATCGGCATGGTGAACTTCGCGCACGGCGATCTGTTCATGGTGTCGGCCTTCATCGCCCTGATCGTGTTCGTGCTGTTGACGACCGTGCTCGGCGTGAGTTCCATCGCTTTTGCGCTCCTCATCGTGCTGGTGGTCGGGATGGTGCTCACCTCTTTGTGGGGCTGGGCGATCGAGAGAGTAGCCTATCGACCTTTGCGAGGCGCTTTCCGCCTGGCGCCGTTGATCTCGGCGATCGGCGTGTCGATCTTCCTGTCGAATTTCGTGCAGGTGATACAGGGCGCGCGCAACAAGCCGACCCCGCCGATGATTCGCGACGTGATCGTGCTGTTCGAGCAAGACGGCTACACGGTGGCGCTCGCCTATAAGCAGTTGTTGATCATGGTCGTGACGGCGGTGCTATTGGCCGCCTTCTGGTATGTGGTGCAGAAGACGCCGCTGGGGCGGGCCCAGCGCGCCTGCGAGCAGGACCAGAAGATGGCCGCCCTGCTCGGCGTCGATGTCAATCGCACCATTTCGCTCACCTTCGTGATGGGCGCGGCCTTGGCGGCGGTCGCCGGCACCATGTACCTCGTCTATTACGGCGTCGTCTCCTTCTCGGATGGTTTCGTGCCCGGCGTGAAGGCCTTCACGGCCGCGGTGTTGGGCGGCGTCGGCTCGATCCCCGGCGCCGTGCTCGGCGGCGTCGTCATCGGCCTGATCGAAACCATGTGGTCGGCCTATTTCTCGATCGAGTACAAGGATGTCGCGGCCTTCTCCATCCTGGCCATCACCTTGATCTTCATGCCGCAGGGCCTCCTCGGCAAACCTGACGTCGAGAAAGTCTGA